The Fictibacillus arsenicus genome contains a region encoding:
- a CDS encoding IS3 family transposase (programmed frameshift), protein MGKNVYSKETKWAVVKDKMSGQFTNEEIMNKYGIKNVSQIKTWVKWYRENQVHRFNQPIGKQYSYGLGPDSASEEEKKDRQFNHYKQENEILKKVFGDRKGVEKEVVLRLVKKLRKKYTVTAILSALNVPRSTYYRWVSTPSNDLSKSEKVIISLCEETNYRYGHRKIKNLLKRRYQISLNRNSVQRIMQKHHLQCRVKPKRKWKSQGESIIVAPNILNRDFSAARPNQKWVTDITYVQYGSITLYLSTIMDLFNNQIVAHKLYTHQQVPLVADTLKAALESRGNPKGVIIHSDQGSVYTSYGYQQLIKDRKLVSSMSRRGNCWDNAVIESFHSNLKSEEFQYVKFNSMPIDKIREKVDQYMKYYNEERIQEKLGYHTPIEFGSMAA, encoded by the exons ATGGGCAAAAACGTATATTCAAAAGAAACAAAGTGGGCTGTTGTTAAGGATAAAATGAGTGGCCAATTTACGAATGAAGAAATTATGAATAAGTATGGCATTAAAAATGTTTCGCAAATAAAAACATGGGTGAAATGGTATCGTGAAAATCAAGTACACCGGTTTAATCAGCCAATAGGCAAACAATACTCTTACGGTCTTGGACCTGATTCAGCTAGTGAAGAGGAAAAAAAGGACCGTCAATTCAATCACTATAAACAGGAGAATGAAATCTTAA AAAAAGTATTTGGAGATCGAAAAGGAGTTGAAAAAGAAGTAGTTCTCCGTTTGGTAAAAAAATTACGAAAAAAGTACACGGTTACGGCTATTCTAAGCGCGCTAAACGTTCCAAGGTCCACATACTATCGTTGGGTGTCTACTCCATCTAATGATTTGTCTAAATCAGAGAAGGTCATTATCTCACTTTGTGAAGAGACTAACTATCGGTATGGACATCGTAAAATTAAGAATTTACTTAAACGTCGATATCAAATTAGTTTGAATCGAAATTCGGTGCAACGTATTATGCAAAAGCATCATCTACAGTGCCGTGTAAAGCCAAAGCGCAAGTGGAAATCTCAAGGGGAATCCATCATTGTCGCACCAAACATTTTAAATCGAGATTTTTCAGCAGCTCGACCTAATCAAAAGTGGGTAACAGATATAACATATGTTCAATATGGTTCTATTACATTGTACCTATCGACCATAATGGATTTATTTAATAATCAAATTGTGGCTCACAAGCTCTATACCCATCAACAAGTTCCTCTTGTGGCAGATACCTTAAAAGCAGCTTTGGAATCACGAGGGAACCCCAAAGGGGTTATAATCCACTCAGATCAAGGAAGTGTGTATACATCCTATGGGTATCAACAACTAATAAAGGATAGGAAATTGGTCAGCAGTATGTCCAGAAGAGGAAATTGTTGGGATAATGCGGTTATTGAGTCCTTCCATTCCAATCTAAAATCTGAAGAATTTCAATATGTGAAGTTTAATTCTATGCCGATAGATAAAATCAGGGAAAAAGTAGATCAGTACATGAAGTATTATAATGAAGAGCGTATACAAGAAAAATTAGGCTACCACACCCCAATTGAATTTGGTAGTATGGCAGCCTAA
- a CDS encoding isopenicillin N synthase family dioxygenase, with product MSTQTASLVKTLNLKNFTHGTSEQRKEFAAEFEAGLKETGFIILEGHGVNTHLIEKNYELWEKFFTLDTEIKQKYEGVEGGARGYTGFGKEHAKNRSVGDLKEFFHVGQELPVGHPLSSDYAANVWPEEVAELRQYALNFYRELERVARNMLEALAIQMDLRPRFFADMIQDGNSILRAIHYPPLDDSMDKGGIRAGEHEDINLITLLVESTASGLELLTHEGEWVPVKAEKGQIIVDAGDMLSRITNEVIPATTHRVVNPEGENTSRYSMPFFVHPYPNSLLETIPSCITEDNPEKYPPITAGDFLYERLVEIGLIKK from the coding sequence ATGTCTACACAAACTGCATCACTAGTTAAAACATTAAACCTGAAAAACTTTACGCACGGCACTTCTGAACAGCGTAAAGAATTCGCCGCTGAATTTGAAGCAGGTCTGAAAGAAACAGGTTTCATCATTTTAGAAGGTCATGGTGTGAACACTCACCTAATCGAAAAAAACTATGAACTTTGGGAAAAGTTTTTCACACTTGATACAGAAATTAAGCAAAAGTATGAAGGTGTTGAAGGCGGAGCGCGCGGATACACTGGATTCGGAAAAGAACATGCAAAGAATCGTTCTGTTGGAGATCTAAAAGAATTTTTCCACGTGGGTCAAGAGCTTCCTGTTGGACACCCGCTTTCAAGTGATTATGCAGCTAACGTTTGGCCTGAAGAAGTAGCAGAGCTTCGTCAATATGCGTTGAACTTCTATCGTGAGTTAGAGCGTGTTGCTCGCAACATGCTTGAAGCACTTGCGATTCAAATGGACCTTCGTCCAAGATTCTTTGCTGACATGATCCAAGACGGAAACAGCATTCTTCGTGCAATCCACTATCCGCCACTTGATGATTCAATGGATAAAGGTGGGATTCGTGCAGGTGAGCATGAAGACATTAACTTGATCACTCTTTTAGTAGAATCAACAGCTTCTGGTTTAGAACTTCTAACTCATGAAGGCGAATGGGTACCTGTTAAAGCTGAAAAAGGACAAATTATCGTTGACGCTGGGGACATGCTTTCCCGTATCACGAACGAAGTGATCCCGGCAACTACTCACCGTGTAGTAAATCCTGAAGGCGAGAACACATCTCGTTATTCCATGCCGTTCTTCGTACACCCATACCCGAATTCATTGTTGGAGACGATTCCTTCATGCATCACTGAAGATAATCCTGAGAAGTATCCGCCGATCACAGCTGGTGACTTCTTATATGAGCGTCTTGTAGAAATCGGTCTTATCAAAAAATAA
- the mscL gene encoding large conductance mechanosensitive channel protein MscL, producing the protein MWNEFKTFIMRGNVMDLAIGVIIGAAFGKIVTSLVEDVIMPPIGLLLGKVDFSNLYINLGKGDYSSLAEAQKAGAATLNYGLFINTLINFLIIALVIFLVVKQINRLKRKEEVKEPDTKECKYCLSTIPLRAVKCQNCTADLNDDAVVRQPSE; encoded by the coding sequence ATGTGGAACGAATTTAAGACTTTTATTATGCGGGGCAATGTGATGGATCTTGCCATTGGGGTAATCATCGGGGCAGCATTCGGAAAGATTGTAACTTCTTTAGTTGAAGATGTGATTATGCCTCCGATCGGTCTTTTGCTAGGGAAAGTAGACTTTAGCAACTTATACATAAACCTCGGAAAAGGGGATTATTCCTCATTGGCTGAAGCCCAAAAAGCAGGAGCAGCAACGCTGAATTACGGCCTTTTTATTAATACGCTCATTAACTTTTTAATTATTGCTCTTGTTATTTTCTTGGTAGTAAAGCAGATCAACCGTTTAAAAAGAAAAGAAGAAGTGAAAGAACCGGATACGAAAGAATGCAAGTATTGCTTATCGACAATTCCACTAAGAGCAGTTAAGTGTCAAAATTGTACAGCAGATTTAAATGATGATGCAGTAGTTAGACAGCCCTCAGAGTAA
- a CDS encoding YjcZ family sporulation protein translates to MGFKSHGNSFALIVVLFILLIIVGCCWCGGYDGGYGGGHGWC, encoded by the coding sequence ATGGGATTTAAGTCACACGGAAACAGCTTTGCTTTGATCGTAGTGCTATTTATCTTGTTAATCATCGTTGGGTGCTGCTGGTGCGGTGGATACGACGGCGGTTACGGCGGCGGACACGGCTGGTGTTAA
- a CDS encoding 2'-5' RNA ligase family protein produces the protein MYGILGFLDRDTEEKIDELRQGMKEAGITDYGMRPHVTIATHHELEVEFFKKEMEEYFKNQSAIELFFPSIGMFLNSGTLYAAPTKDPSLTDFHSRYHKRFMGITDSKSLYVPAQWVPHCTIASHLTHEKLVEAFDYSVKYLEPFTAKIESVELLELVFDDDVCTEMKDIFTVDLKGFHS, from the coding sequence ATGTATGGAATTCTTGGATTTTTAGATCGTGATACAGAAGAAAAAATAGATGAATTAAGGCAAGGGATGAAAGAGGCTGGCATAACTGATTATGGGATGAGACCGCACGTTACAATTGCCACTCACCATGAGCTGGAAGTTGAATTTTTCAAAAAAGAAATGGAAGAGTACTTTAAAAATCAATCTGCTATAGAGTTGTTTTTTCCGTCAATAGGAATGTTTTTAAACAGCGGTACATTGTACGCAGCTCCAACTAAAGATCCAAGTTTAACAGACTTTCACTCTAGGTATCATAAACGGTTTATGGGAATAACCGATTCTAAATCTTTGTATGTACCAGCACAGTGGGTGCCTCATTGTACCATCGCCAGCCATCTGACACATGAAAAGCTGGTGGAAGCCTTTGATTACTCGGTAAAATATCTGGAGCCTTTCACTGCCAAAATTGAAAGTGTAGAATTGCTTGAGCTTGTGTTTGATGATGATGTTTGTACAGAAATGAAGGATATTTTCACAGTAGATTTAAAGGGATTTCATAGCTGA